The following proteins are co-located in the Oceanivirga salmonicida genome:
- a CDS encoding carboxymuconolactone decarboxylase family protein: MKKLFTFYEIYDICLKFFRGIIRFIKSKKNGIMNEKLQERIMLAVTGVNKCSMCSYAHTKTAFEAGLSDNEIKAYLDTDFTNVPTNEAKAILFAQHYADTRGKVSKSSWDELVKEYGIEKAEAILSAIRAIMLGNATGIPAGSFINRIKGKKSDNRSSLVYELTVFILLIPILLFSLLHAIILNLFGVSILKF, translated from the coding sequence TAGGGGAATTATTAGATTTATAAAATCTAAAAAAAATGGTATTATGAACGAAAAATTACAAGAAAGAATTATGCTTGCAGTTACTGGTGTAAATAAATGTAGTATGTGTTCTTATGCTCATACAAAAACAGCCTTTGAAGCTGGTCTTAGTGATAATGAAATAAAGGCATATCTTGATACAGATTTTACTAATGTACCTACAAATGAAGCAAAAGCTATACTTTTTGCACAACATTATGCTGATACAAGAGGAAAAGTAAGTAAAAGTTCTTGGGATGAATTAGTAAAAGAATATGGGATAGAAAAAGCTGAGGCAATACTTTCAGCTATTAGAGCAATTATGCTAGGAAACGCTACTGGTATACCAGCAGGTTCATTTATTAATCGTATTAAAGGTAAAAAAAGTGATAATAGAAGCAGTTTAGTTTATGAATTAACAGTTTTTATTCTACTTATACCAATTTTATTATTTAGTTTATTACATGCTATCATACTTAATTTGTTTGGAGTTTCTATTTTGAAATTTTAA